In the Streptomyces sp. BHT-5-2 genome, one interval contains:
- a CDS encoding DUF6049 family protein: MTLLTGVPLLVGTLQVLPAPAAKAAPTDAHPVNVTINAMSPAAPGKDDTVTVSGTLTNDSKSSITNAHVGLHRGSALNDRSSIEAVTKRTGYLPGADGKEIDNHTEKIDKLDPGASRPFTVNVPVKDLGLSDDGVYPLGVTLSGHTASSPYDQVLGIDRTFLPWQGAAPAKKTQLTYLWPLISTTHLTAETGADAQQTPVFRNDDLAAEIADGGRLQKMVELGKNLPVTFVIDPDLLATVDAMTKPYRVHGPDGPMGKNQAVAKQWLNDLENAVKGHEVVALPFGDPDLASLAHHGKSVPSSLSHLGPATELASKAVDTILGVKPRTDFTWPVNGAIDSSVVDVATSAGAHNVITRSDSLRDNSLPYTPTAARPIGGGNTAIVTDTQLSRAFEGDMSKSGNASLAIQEFLAEAQMIGLENPEQQRSIVVAPQRMPSLSQAQAMAGALRNLESAGWVQPTKLGDAAKAKPDPDANRQIPARSAYPSWLRREELPGDAFQQIEDTQTALADFQVVLAQPERVVTPFGNAIMREMSTSWRGDTKGAAAFRASVRGYLDGLSKKVHLIPKSEATLSGRSATIPVTVQNNLLQGVKGLTLKLTSSQPNRLDVGKSQLIKVDGGHSQSFKFETTANANGLAWVTAQLYTSDGKPYGEPMTFRVNVTEITATVMLVIAGGVLLLVLAGVRIYLQRKRAAAEDPEDEGNDEDNGGSAAEDKDGEDGDTAGGGPEQPSDPAPDTGSEKSGPSGSGEKVDR, from the coding sequence GTGACGCTGCTCACCGGGGTACCCCTGCTGGTAGGAACGCTGCAGGTCCTGCCCGCCCCCGCGGCCAAGGCGGCGCCGACCGACGCGCACCCGGTGAATGTCACGATCAACGCGATGTCGCCGGCCGCCCCCGGCAAGGACGACACCGTCACCGTCTCCGGCACGCTGACCAACGACAGCAAGAGCTCGATCACCAACGCCCACGTCGGACTGCACCGCGGCTCCGCGCTCAACGACCGCAGCTCCATCGAGGCTGTGACGAAGCGCACCGGGTATCTGCCGGGGGCGGACGGCAAGGAGATCGACAACCACACCGAGAAGATCGACAAGCTGGATCCGGGCGCCAGCCGGCCCTTCACCGTCAATGTCCCGGTCAAGGACCTCGGTCTCAGCGACGACGGCGTCTACCCACTCGGGGTCACCCTGTCCGGGCACACCGCGAGCTCGCCCTACGACCAGGTCCTCGGCATCGACCGGACCTTCCTGCCCTGGCAAGGCGCCGCCCCGGCGAAGAAGACCCAGCTCACGTACCTGTGGCCGCTGATCTCCACCACCCACCTCACGGCCGAGACCGGTGCCGACGCCCAGCAGACTCCCGTCTTCCGCAACGACGACCTCGCCGCGGAGATCGCGGACGGCGGCCGGCTCCAGAAGATGGTCGAGCTCGGCAAGAACCTCCCGGTGACCTTTGTCATCGACCCCGATCTGCTCGCGACCGTCGACGCGATGACCAAGCCGTACCGCGTGCACGGCCCGGACGGCCCGATGGGCAAGAACCAAGCCGTCGCCAAGCAGTGGCTCAACGATCTCGAGAACGCCGTGAAGGGCCACGAGGTCGTCGCCCTGCCGTTCGGCGACCCGGACCTGGCCTCGCTCGCCCACCACGGCAAGAGCGTGCCCAGCTCGCTCAGCCACCTCGGCCCGGCCACCGAACTCGCCTCGAAGGCCGTGGACACCATCCTCGGGGTGAAGCCGCGCACCGACTTCACCTGGCCGGTGAACGGCGCCATCGACTCCTCGGTCGTCGACGTCGCCACGTCGGCCGGCGCCCACAACGTCATCACCCGCAGCGACAGCCTGCGGGACAACAGCCTGCCGTACACCCCGACCGCCGCCCGGCCCATCGGCGGCGGCAACACCGCCATCGTCACCGACACCCAGCTGTCCCGGGCCTTCGAAGGCGACATGTCGAAATCCGGGAACGCCAGCCTGGCGATCCAGGAGTTCCTCGCCGAGGCTCAGATGATCGGCCTGGAGAATCCGGAGCAGCAGCGCAGCATCGTCGTCGCACCGCAGCGGATGCCCTCGCTGAGCCAGGCCCAGGCGATGGCGGGCGCGCTGCGGAACCTGGAGTCGGCGGGCTGGGTCCAGCCGACGAAACTCGGCGACGCCGCCAAGGCCAAGCCCGACCCGGACGCCAACCGCCAGATCCCCGCCCGCTCCGCGTACCCGTCGTGGCTGCGTCGGGAGGAGCTGCCCGGCGACGCCTTCCAGCAGATCGAGGACACCCAGACCGCCCTGGCCGACTTCCAGGTGGTCCTGGCCCAGCCGGAGCGCGTGGTCACCCCGTTCGGCAACGCCATAATGCGCGAGATGTCCACGTCTTGGCGGGGCGACACCAAGGGCGCAGCCGCCTTCCGCGCCTCGGTCCGCGGCTATCTCGACGGCCTGTCCAAGAAGGTCCATCTGATCCCCAAGTCGGAGGCGACGCTCTCCGGCCGCAGCGCCACGATCCCGGTGACGGTCCAGAACAACCTCCTGCAGGGCGTCAAGGGCCTGACCCTGAAGCTGACCTCCTCACAGCCCAACCGCCTGGACGTGGGCAAGTCACAACTGATCAAGGTGGACGGCGGCCACAGCCAGTCGTTCAAGTTCGAGACCACGGCGAACGCCAACGGTCTCGCCTGGGTGACCGCCCAGCTCTACACCTCGGACGGCAAGCCCTACGGTGAGCCCATGACGTTCCGCGTGAACGTCACCGAGATCACCGCCACTGTGATGCTCGTCATCGCCGGCGGTGTCCTGCTGCTCGTGCTCGCCGGCGTCCGGATCTACCTCCAGCGCAAGCGGGCGGCCGCCGAGGACCCCGAGGACGAGGGAAACGACGAGGACAACGGCGGTTCCGCCGCCGAGGACAAGGACGGCGAGGACGGTGACACGGCCGGCGGCGGCCCCGAGCAGCCGAGTGACCCCGCGCCGGACACCGGATCGGAAAAGTCCGGGCCCTCCGGCTCGGGTGAGAAAGTGGACCGTTGA
- a CDS encoding CCA tRNA nucleotidyltransferase has protein sequence MPNANNDFPTTQTERTTQPTDALNDAQRRAVSELLRVSPVADDLARRFQEAGFTLALVGGSVRDALLGRLGNDLDFTTDARPEDVLKIVRPWADAVWEVGIAFGTVGCKKSSFDIEITTYRSEAYDRTSRKPEVAYGDSIEADLIRRDFTVNAMAVLLPQKEFVDPHDGLEDLAARVLRTPGTPQESFSDDPLRMMRAARFSAQLDFEVAPEVVAAMTEMAERIEIVSAERVRDELNKLLLAPNPRKGLRLLVESGIAGRVLPELPALRLESDEHHRHKDVYEHSLTVLEQAIDLEDDGPDLVLRLAALLHDIGKPKTRRFEQDGRVSFHHHEVVGAKMTKKRMTALKYSNDLIKDVARLVELHLRFHGYGTGEWTDSAVRRYVRDAGPLLSRLHKLTRSDCTTRNKRKAGALSRAYDGLEERIAQLQEQEELDAIRPDLDGNAIMEILGIGPGPQIGKAYKHMLELRLEHGPLEHETAVAALKEWWSAQS, from the coding sequence GTGCCGAACGCCAACAATGACTTCCCCACCACGCAGACCGAGCGGACTACGCAGCCGACGGACGCGCTGAACGACGCGCAGCGCCGTGCCGTGAGCGAACTGCTGCGGGTGTCCCCCGTCGCGGACGATCTGGCCCGCCGCTTCCAGGAGGCCGGGTTCACGCTTGCCCTGGTCGGCGGGTCGGTCCGGGATGCGCTGCTCGGCCGGCTCGGCAACGATCTTGACTTCACCACCGACGCCCGGCCGGAGGACGTGCTGAAGATCGTCCGGCCTTGGGCGGACGCGGTCTGGGAGGTCGGTATCGCCTTCGGCACCGTCGGGTGCAAGAAGAGCTCGTTCGACATCGAGATCACGACCTACCGGTCCGAGGCGTACGACCGGACCTCGCGCAAGCCCGAGGTGGCGTACGGCGACTCGATCGAGGCCGATCTGATCCGCCGGGACTTCACGGTCAACGCCATGGCGGTGCTGCTTCCGCAGAAGGAGTTCGTCGACCCGCACGACGGGCTGGAGGACCTGGCGGCCCGGGTGCTGCGGACTCCGGGGACGCCGCAGGAGTCGTTCTCCGACGATCCGCTGCGGATGATGCGGGCGGCCCGCTTCTCCGCTCAGCTGGACTTCGAGGTGGCGCCCGAGGTCGTCGCGGCGATGACGGAGATGGCGGAGCGCATCGAGATCGTCTCCGCGGAGCGGGTCCGTGACGAACTGAACAAGCTCCTTCTGGCGCCGAACCCGCGCAAGGGCCTGCGGCTGCTGGTCGAATCCGGGATCGCCGGCCGGGTACTGCCCGAGCTGCCCGCACTGCGGCTGGAGAGCGATGAGCACCACCGCCACAAGGACGTCTACGAGCACTCGCTGACGGTGCTGGAACAGGCCATCGACCTTGAGGACGACGGGCCTGACCTGGTGCTGCGGCTGGCGGCGCTGCTGCACGACATCGGTAAGCCCAAGACGCGGCGCTTCGAGCAGGACGGTCGGGTCTCCTTCCACCACCACGAGGTGGTCGGGGCGAAGATGACCAAGAAGCGCATGACCGCCCTGAAGTACTCCAACGACCTGATCAAGGACGTGGCGCGTCTGGTGGAGCTGCATCTGCGCTTCCACGGATACGGCACGGGCGAGTGGACGGACTCCGCGGTCCGCCGCTATGTCCGGGACGCGGGTCCGCTGCTGTCGCGTCTGCACAAGCTGACCCGCTCGGACTGCACCACCCGTAACAAGCGCAAGGCGGGGGCCCTGTCGCGCGCCTACGACGGGCTGGAGGAGCGCATCGCGCAGCTTCAGGAGCAGGAGGAGCTGGACGCGATCCGTCCGGACCTGGACGGCAACGCGATCATGGAGATTCTGGGCATCGGCCCTGGCCCGCAGATCGGCAAGGCGTACAAGCACATGCTGGAGCTGCGGCTGGAGCACGGCCCGCTGGAACACGAGACCGCGGTGGCCGCGCTCAAGGAATGGTGGTCCGCTCAGAGCTGA